The following are from one region of the Camelus dromedarius isolate mCamDro1 chromosome 34, mCamDro1.pat, whole genome shotgun sequence genome:
- the SIDT2 gene encoding SID1 transmembrane family member 2 isoform X1, translating into MFALGLPFLALLVASVESHLGILGPKNVSQKDAVFERIYVDEVNSELVNIYTFNHTVTRNRTEGVRVSVNVLNKQKGAPLLFVVRQKEAVVSFQVPLILRGMFQRKYLYQKVERTLCQPPTKNESEVQFFYVDVSTLSPVNTTYQLRVSRMDDFVLRTGEQFSFNTTAAQPQYFKYEFPEGVDSVIVKVTSNKAFPCSVISIQDVLCPVYDLDNNVAFIGMYQTMTKKAAITVQRKDFPSNSFYVVVVVKTEDQACGGSLPFYPFVEDEPVDQGHRQKTLSVLVSRAVTSEAYVGGMLFCLGIFLSFYLLTVLLACWENWRQRKKTLLVAVDQACPESGHPRVLADPFPGSSPYEGYNYGSFGNGSGSTGSTDGLVDSAGPGDLSYGYQDHSLDPMGTRPRLDSMSSVEEDDYDTLADIDSDKNVIRTKQYLYVADLARKDKRVLRKKYQIYFWNIATIAVFYALPVVQLVITYQTVVNVTGNQDICYYNFLCAHPLGNLSAFNNILSNLGYILLGLLFLLIILQREINHNRAVLRNDLYALECGIPKHFGLFYAMGTALMMEGLLSACYHVCPNYTNFQFDTSFMYMIAGLCMLKLYQKRHPDINASAYSAYACLAIVIFFSVLGVVFGKGNTAFWIVFSIIHIIATLLLSTQLYYMGRWKLDSGICRRILHVLYTDCIRQCSGPLYVDRMVLLVMGNIINWSLAAYGLIMRPNDFASYLLAIGICNLLLYFAFYIIMKLRSGEKIKLIPLLCIVCTSVVWGFALFFFFQGLSTWQKTPAESREHNRDCILLDFFDDHDIWHFLSSIAMFGSFLVLLTLDDDLDTVQRDKIYVF; encoded by the exons ATGTTCGCTCTGGGCTTGCCCTTCTTGGCACTCTTGGTGGCCTCGGTCGAGAGCCATCTGGGGATTCTGGGGCCTAAGAACGTCTCGCAGAAAGACGCCGTGTTTGAGCGCATCTACGTGGATGAGGTCAACAGCGAGCTGGTCAACATCTACACCTTCAACCATACTGTGACCCGCAACCGG ACGGAAGGTGTGCGCGTGTCCGTCAACGTCCTGAACAAGCAGAAGGGGGCTCCTTTGCTGTTCGTGGTCCGCCAGAAGGAGGCGGTAGTGTCTTTCCAGGTGCCCTTAATCCTGCGAGGGAT GTTTCAGCGCAAGTACCTCTACCAAAAGGTGGAGCGCACACTGTGTCAGCCCCCCACCAAGAACGAGTCCGAGGTCCAGTTCTTCTACGTGGATGTGTCTACACTGTCACCAGTCAACACCACGTACCAGCTCCGGGTCAGCCGAATGGATGACTTCGTGCTCAG gactggggaaCAGTTCAGCTTCAATACCacagcagcccagccccag TACTTCAAGTATGAGTTCCCGGAGGGAGTGGACTCAGTCATTGTCAAGGTGACCTCCAACAAGGCCTTCCCTTGCTCAGTCATCTCCATCCAGGATGTTTTG TGCCCTGTCTATGACCTGGACAACAACGTAGCCTTCATAGGCATGTACcagactatgaccaagaaggcaGCCATCACCGTACAG CGCAAAGATTTCCCCAGCAACAGCTTCtacgtggtggtggtggtgaagacTGAAGACCAGGCCTGTGGGGGTTCCCTGCCTTTCTACCCCTTTGTTGAAG ATGAACCGGTCGATCAAGGGCATCGCCAGAAAACCCTGTCCGTGCTGGTCTCGCGAGCAGTCACTT CCGAGGCCTACGTTGGCGGTATGCTCTTCTGTCTGGGCATATTTCTCTCCTTCTACCTGCTAACCGTCCTCCTGGCCTGCTGGGAGAACTGGAG gcagagaaagaagacCCTTCTGGTGGCTGTGGATCAAGCCTGCCCAGAAAGCG GTCACCCCCGGGTCCTGGCCGATCCCTTCCCTGGCAGCTCCCCGTACGAGGGCTACAACTACGGCTCCTTCG GGAATGGTTCTGGCTCCACCGGATCCACTGACGGTCTGGTTGACAGCGCGGGCCCCGGGGACCTCTCCTACGGTTACCAGG ACCACTCCCTTGACCCCATGGGCACTCGGCCACGACTGGACTCCATGAGCTCTGTGGAGGAGGACGACTATGACACGTTGGCCGACATCGATTCAGACAAGAATGTCATTCGCACCAAG CAATACCTCTACGTGGCTGACCTGGCCCGCAAGGACAAACGTGTCCTGCGGAAGAAGTACCAGATCTACTTCTG GAACATCGCCACCATTGCCGTCTTCTATGCCCTTCCTGTGGTGCAGCTGGTGATCACCTACCAGACG GTGGTGAATGTCACGGGGAACCAGGACATCTGCTACTACAACTTCCTCTGCGCCCACCCGCTGGGCAACCTCAG CGCCTTCAACAACATCCTTAGCAACCTGGGCTACATCCTGCTGGGGCTGCTTTTCCTGCTCATCATCCTGCAGCGGGAGATCAACCACAACCGGGCCGTGCTGCGGAACGACCTCTACGCTCTG GAATGTGGGATCCCAAAGCACTTTGGCCTCTTCTACGCCATGGGCACGGCCCTGATGATGGAGGGGCTGCTTAGCGCTTGCTATCACGTCTGCCCCAATTATACCAATTTCCAGTTTG ATACGTCGTTCATGTACATGATCGCTGGGCTCTGCATGCTGAAGCTCTACCAGAAGCGCCACCCAGACATCAATGCCAGTGCCTACAGCGCCTATGCCTGCCTGGCCATCGTCATCTTCTTTTCTGTGCTTGGCGTG GTCTTCGGCAAAGGGAACACAGCATTCTGGATTGTCTTCTCGATCATTCACATCATTGCCACCCTCCTGCTCAGCACACAACTCTATTACATGGGCCGCTGGAAGCTGG ACTCCGGGATCTGCCGTCGCATTCTCCATGTGCTCTACACAGACTGCATCCGGCAGTGCAGCGGGCCCCTCTACGTG GACCGCATGGTGCTGCTAGTTATGGGCAACATTATCAACTGGTCACT GGCTGCCTATGGGCTCATCATGCGTCCCAATGACTTCGCCTCCTACTTGTTGGCCATTGGCATCTGCAACCTGCTTCTTTACTTTGCCTTCTACATTATTATGAAG CTCCGGAGCGGGGAGAAGATCAAGCTTATCCCCCTGCTCTGCATCGTCTGCACGTCGGTGGTCTGGGGCTTTgcgctcttcttcttcttccaggGACTCAGCACCTGGCAG AAAACCCCCGCAGAGTCGCGGGAGCACAACCGGGACTGCATCCTCCTCGACTTCTTTGATGACCACGACATCTGGCACTTCCTCTCCTCCATTGCCATGTTTGGGTCGTTCCTG GTATTGCTGACACTTGATGACGACCTGGACACCGTGCAGCGGGACAAGATCTACGTCTTCTAG
- the SIDT2 gene encoding SID1 transmembrane family member 2 isoform X2 yields MGLSPPSLCPQYFKYEFPEGVDSVIVKVTSNKAFPCSVISIQDVLCPVYDLDNNVAFIGMYQTMTKKAAITVQRKDFPSNSFYVVVVVKTEDQACGGSLPFYPFVEDEPVDQGHRQKTLSVLVSRAVTSEAYVGGMLFCLGIFLSFYLLTVLLACWENWRQRKKTLLVAVDQACPESGHPRVLADPFPGSSPYEGYNYGSFGNGSGSTGSTDGLVDSAGPGDLSYGYQDHSLDPMGTRPRLDSMSSVEEDDYDTLADIDSDKNVIRTKQYLYVADLARKDKRVLRKKYQIYFWNIATIAVFYALPVVQLVITYQTVVNVTGNQDICYYNFLCAHPLGNLSAFNNILSNLGYILLGLLFLLIILQREINHNRAVLRNDLYALECGIPKHFGLFYAMGTALMMEGLLSACYHVCPNYTNFQFDTSFMYMIAGLCMLKLYQKRHPDINASAYSAYACLAIVIFFSVLGVVFGKGNTAFWIVFSIIHIIATLLLSTQLYYMGRWKLDSGICRRILHVLYTDCIRQCSGPLYVDRMVLLVMGNIINWSLAAYGLIMRPNDFASYLLAIGICNLLLYFAFYIIMKLRSGEKIKLIPLLCIVCTSVVWGFALFFFFQGLSTWQKTPAESREHNRDCILLDFFDDHDIWHFLSSIAMFGSFLVLLTLDDDLDTVQRDKIYVF; encoded by the exons ATGGGGCTCTCCCCGCCCTCCCTGTGCCCTCAGTACTTCAAGTATGAGTTCCCGGAGGGAGTGGACTCAGTCATTGTCAAGGTGACCTCCAACAAGGCCTTCCCTTGCTCAGTCATCTCCATCCAGGATGTTTTG TGCCCTGTCTATGACCTGGACAACAACGTAGCCTTCATAGGCATGTACcagactatgaccaagaaggcaGCCATCACCGTACAG CGCAAAGATTTCCCCAGCAACAGCTTCtacgtggtggtggtggtgaagacTGAAGACCAGGCCTGTGGGGGTTCCCTGCCTTTCTACCCCTTTGTTGAAG ATGAACCGGTCGATCAAGGGCATCGCCAGAAAACCCTGTCCGTGCTGGTCTCGCGAGCAGTCACTT CCGAGGCCTACGTTGGCGGTATGCTCTTCTGTCTGGGCATATTTCTCTCCTTCTACCTGCTAACCGTCCTCCTGGCCTGCTGGGAGAACTGGAG gcagagaaagaagacCCTTCTGGTGGCTGTGGATCAAGCCTGCCCAGAAAGCG GTCACCCCCGGGTCCTGGCCGATCCCTTCCCTGGCAGCTCCCCGTACGAGGGCTACAACTACGGCTCCTTCG GGAATGGTTCTGGCTCCACCGGATCCACTGACGGTCTGGTTGACAGCGCGGGCCCCGGGGACCTCTCCTACGGTTACCAGG ACCACTCCCTTGACCCCATGGGCACTCGGCCACGACTGGACTCCATGAGCTCTGTGGAGGAGGACGACTATGACACGTTGGCCGACATCGATTCAGACAAGAATGTCATTCGCACCAAG CAATACCTCTACGTGGCTGACCTGGCCCGCAAGGACAAACGTGTCCTGCGGAAGAAGTACCAGATCTACTTCTG GAACATCGCCACCATTGCCGTCTTCTATGCCCTTCCTGTGGTGCAGCTGGTGATCACCTACCAGACG GTGGTGAATGTCACGGGGAACCAGGACATCTGCTACTACAACTTCCTCTGCGCCCACCCGCTGGGCAACCTCAG CGCCTTCAACAACATCCTTAGCAACCTGGGCTACATCCTGCTGGGGCTGCTTTTCCTGCTCATCATCCTGCAGCGGGAGATCAACCACAACCGGGCCGTGCTGCGGAACGACCTCTACGCTCTG GAATGTGGGATCCCAAAGCACTTTGGCCTCTTCTACGCCATGGGCACGGCCCTGATGATGGAGGGGCTGCTTAGCGCTTGCTATCACGTCTGCCCCAATTATACCAATTTCCAGTTTG ATACGTCGTTCATGTACATGATCGCTGGGCTCTGCATGCTGAAGCTCTACCAGAAGCGCCACCCAGACATCAATGCCAGTGCCTACAGCGCCTATGCCTGCCTGGCCATCGTCATCTTCTTTTCTGTGCTTGGCGTG GTCTTCGGCAAAGGGAACACAGCATTCTGGATTGTCTTCTCGATCATTCACATCATTGCCACCCTCCTGCTCAGCACACAACTCTATTACATGGGCCGCTGGAAGCTGG ACTCCGGGATCTGCCGTCGCATTCTCCATGTGCTCTACACAGACTGCATCCGGCAGTGCAGCGGGCCCCTCTACGTG GACCGCATGGTGCTGCTAGTTATGGGCAACATTATCAACTGGTCACT GGCTGCCTATGGGCTCATCATGCGTCCCAATGACTTCGCCTCCTACTTGTTGGCCATTGGCATCTGCAACCTGCTTCTTTACTTTGCCTTCTACATTATTATGAAG CTCCGGAGCGGGGAGAAGATCAAGCTTATCCCCCTGCTCTGCATCGTCTGCACGTCGGTGGTCTGGGGCTTTgcgctcttcttcttcttccaggGACTCAGCACCTGGCAG AAAACCCCCGCAGAGTCGCGGGAGCACAACCGGGACTGCATCCTCCTCGACTTCTTTGATGACCACGACATCTGGCACTTCCTCTCCTCCATTGCCATGTTTGGGTCGTTCCTG GTATTGCTGACACTTGATGACGACCTGGACACCGTGCAGCGGGACAAGATCTACGTCTTCTAG
- the TAGLN gene encoding transgelin encodes MANKGPSYGMSREVQSKIEKKYDEELEERLVEWIIVQCGPDVGRPDRGRLGFQVWLKNGVILSKLVNSLYPDGSKPVKVPENPPSMVFKQMEQVAQFLKAAEDYGVTKTDMFQTVDLFEGKDLAAVQRTLMALGSLAVTKNDGHYRGDPNWFMKKAQEHKREFTESQLQEGKHVIGLQMGSNRGASQAGMTGYGRPRQIIS; translated from the exons ATGGCCAACAAGGGTCCTTCCTACGGCATGAGCCGCGAGGTGCAATCCAAAATTGAGAAGAAGTACGATGAGGAGCTGGAGGAGCGGCTGGTGGAGTGGATCATAGTGCAGTGCGGCCCTGACGTGGGGCGCCCAGACCGCGGGCGCCTGGGCTTCCAGGTCTGGCTGAAGAATGGCGTG ATTCTGAGCAAGCTGGTCAACAGCCTGTATCCTGATGGCTCCAAGCCAGTGAAGGTGCCCGAGAACCCGCCCTCCATGGTCTTCAAGCAGATGGAGCAGGTGGCTCAGTTCCTGAAGGCGGCTGAGGACTATGGCGTCACCAAGACTGACATGTTCCAGACTGTTGACCTCTTTGAAG GCAAAGACCTGGCAGCAGTGCAGAGGACCCTGATGGCCCTGGGCAGCTTGGCAGTGACCAAGAACGATGGACACTACCGTGGAGATCCCAACTGGTTTATGAA GAAAGCCCAGGAGCATAAGAGGGAATTCACAGAGAGCCAGCTGCAGGAGGGAAAGCATGTCATTGGTCTACAGATGGGCAGCAACAGAGGGGCCTCTCAGGCCGGCATGACGGGCTACGGACGACCTCGGCAGATCATCAGTTAG